A window of Chloracidobacterium sp. N contains these coding sequences:
- a CDS encoding 1-acyl-sn-glycerol-3-phosphate acyltransferase, which translates to MKTIRILHSIVALLLIVLYTVAMGSLALLLSLFDRTGEYQHWCARTWCRMIAFTVGMRVSIDGIAQLPRHTPAVVLANHQSLLDIPVLFAFLPFQFRILAKKELFRIPFLGWFLWRAGHIPVDRGNRNATPDMIAAARKVLHARIPVVIFPEGTRNVQPARVKAFKSGGFRLAREAGVPIVPVTIHGTATFLPAHSMWLTPCPVHLTIHAPLDVTDLSIEEAMTQVASTMNERLAALAQSQPQPSLPPSGKRYPAHDLSD; encoded by the coding sequence ATGAAGACCATCCGTATCCTCCACTCGATTGTCGCGCTTCTGCTGATTGTCCTCTACACCGTGGCCATGGGGTCTCTGGCGCTCCTGTTGTCACTTTTTGACAGAACGGGAGAGTATCAACACTGGTGCGCGCGTACCTGGTGCCGGATGATTGCCTTCACGGTTGGCATGCGGGTCTCCATTGACGGTATCGCGCAACTGCCCCGGCACACCCCGGCAGTAGTTCTGGCCAATCACCAGAGCCTGCTCGACATTCCGGTGCTGTTTGCCTTCCTGCCGTTTCAGTTTCGGATTCTGGCCAAAAAGGAACTGTTCCGTATTCCCTTTTTGGGCTGGTTTCTCTGGCGTGCCGGACATATTCCGGTTGACCGGGGCAACCGGAATGCCACCCCGGACATGATCGCGGCAGCGCGGAAGGTGCTGCACGCCCGGATTCCGGTGGTCATCTTTCCCGAAGGTACGCGGAACGTCCAGCCCGCCCGGGTCAAAGCGTTCAAATCAGGAGGTTTCCGCCTGGCTCGTGAAGCCGGTGTACCGATTGTGCCGGTCACCATTCATGGCACCGCCACATTTTTGCCGGCGCATTCCATGTGGCTGACCCCCTGCCCGGTTCATCTCACCATCCACGCACCGCTGGATGTCACCGACCTTTCCATTGAAGAGGCCATGACCCAGGTGGCCTCCACGATGAATGAACGGCTGGCGGCCCTGGCCCAGTCCCAGCCCCAACCATCCCTGCCGCCTTCGGGAAAGCGTTACCCCGCCCATGACCTCTCTGACTGA
- a CDS encoding gluconokinase — MILAVDLGSSSFRAAVFTPDGRLRPETLARRPVAATTAPDGTMTYEAAALFAAFTRVISRSLHLADRQGYVIRGVGISTMMHSLMGVRRVVARADWPDVGAPTTPVFAWGDTRSEAERENLVEHFTRHQLYARTGCPLHSSYWLLKLAWLRRHLTLQEWQWMSFADYAWWRLFGQTCTTVSLASATGLYARREADWDEEILGYLGLERCHLPPVASDGWSLPGTVLIPSFKRRWPQLHSARFFPALGDGACSNLGSLCFSDNRAAINIGTTAALRVTLPREREPEEPPPGLWVYHLDHGHALVGGALSNAGNLLAWGRRTLRLPAAPILEATLRQTMAEDTGLTVLPFLAGERSPGWHPQATGMIAGLRLSTTPVAIWQALLEVIALRLAWMARELETAGLLPDSTEIIVSGGVSSSPVFATMLCQALGRPICVIQTEASARGVALWVSLRLGLLTSDHCPLPAGTWFQPDAATQARYRERLERHRATYLTMAESSFLQRWLR; from the coding sequence ATGATTCTGGCCGTTGATCTGGGCTCATCCTCCTTCCGTGCAGCCGTGTTTACGCCTGACGGCCGGTTACGGCCGGAAACCCTTGCCCGGCGGCCGGTCGCGGCCACCACCGCGCCGGATGGCACCATGACCTATGAGGCCGCGGCGCTCTTTGCCGCCTTCACCAGGGTCATCAGCCGGTCACTTCATCTGGCTGACCGCCAGGGCTACGTCATCCGGGGCGTCGGTATCTCCACCATGATGCACAGCCTCATGGGCGTCCGGCGGGTGGTGGCGAGGGCTGACTGGCCGGATGTCGGCGCGCCGACGACACCGGTTTTTGCTTGGGGTGACACACGTTCCGAAGCCGAAAGAGAGAATCTGGTTGAGCATTTCACCCGCCACCAGCTCTACGCCCGGACGGGGTGCCCCCTCCACAGCAGTTACTGGTTGCTCAAACTCGCCTGGCTGCGGCGTCACCTGACGCTCCAGGAGTGGCAGTGGATGTCCTTTGCCGACTATGCCTGGTGGCGGCTCTTTGGCCAGACCTGCACCACCGTTTCCCTTGCCTCGGCGACCGGTCTCTATGCCCGCCGCGAAGCGGATTGGGATGAAGAAATCCTTGGCTATCTTGGACTTGAACGCTGCCACCTGCCGCCGGTGGCCAGCGATGGCTGGTCACTTCCCGGCACGGTACTCATTCCGTCCTTCAAAAGACGCTGGCCACAACTGCACAGTGCCCGTTTCTTCCCCGCGCTTGGCGATGGCGCCTGCAGCAACCTGGGCAGCCTGTGTTTTTCCGACAACCGGGCCGCCATTAACATCGGAACCACGGCCGCCCTGCGCGTGACCCTTCCCCGGGAACGTGAGCCGGAAGAACCGCCGCCGGGACTCTGGGTCTATCACCTTGACCACGGGCATGCCCTCGTGGGGGGCGCGCTGAGCAACGCCGGCAATCTGCTCGCCTGGGGGCGGCGTACCCTGCGCCTGCCGGCCGCGCCGATCCTCGAAGCCACCCTGCGGCAGACCATGGCGGAAGATACCGGATTGACCGTCCTGCCCTTCCTGGCCGGCGAACGCAGTCCGGGCTGGCATCCGCAGGCCACTGGAATGATTGCCGGACTCCGCCTCTCCACCACGCCCGTCGCCATCTGGCAGGCACTGCTCGAAGTCATTGCCCTCCGCCTGGCCTGGATGGCCCGGGAACTGGAAACCGCCGGACTCCTCCCGGATTCCACGGAAATCATCGTCTCCGGTGGTGTTTCGTCTTCACCCGTTTTTGCTACGATGCTGTGCCAGGCGCTGGGGCGGCCCATCTGTGTCATCCAGACGGAAGCTTCAGCCCGTGGCGTGGCCCTGTGGGTCAGCCTCCGCCTGGGGCTGTTGACGAGTGACCACTGCCCGCTGCCTGCCGGAACATGGTTTCAGCCGGACGCTGCCACCCAGGCCCGCTACCGGGAACGGCTGGAGCGTCACCGCGCCACATACCTGACCATGGCTGAAAGTTCATTCCTTCAACGATGGCTGCGATGA
- the glk gene encoding glucokinase: MTTTRYLLAGDVGGTKTHLGLFDAATLAMLETRTFASADFSDLPAMLRSFFGGRALRCQAACIGAAGPVLDGVCRITNLSWSIRADELRQFLDCPAFVINDLEANGNGIALLSPSDFHQLQAGTPRLGNAALISAGTGLGECILFWDGTRHIAVPSEGGHASFSPSDPTGLDLLAYLWQTYDHVSWERLVSGTFGFAHLYHFFRDTGRAAGSAALEALAATDGYGAAISKFADAGLPIAVAVMERFVALYGAEAGNLALKALATEGLFIGGGIAPKILTWMTKGGFLNAFVAKGRFRSFLEQVPVAVILNERTALLGAARYAKYHAHLS, from the coding sequence ATGACCACGACCCGTTACCTCCTGGCCGGAGATGTGGGCGGCACGAAAACCCATCTGGGGCTGTTTGACGCTGCCACCCTTGCCATGCTCGAAACCCGGACCTTCGCCAGCGCCGATTTCAGCGACCTGCCGGCCATGCTGCGGTCATTTTTTGGCGGGCGGGCGCTGCGCTGCCAGGCCGCCTGCATTGGTGCGGCCGGCCCCGTCCTCGATGGCGTGTGCCGGATCACTAACCTGTCCTGGAGCATCCGTGCCGATGAACTGCGTCAGTTTCTTGACTGCCCGGCCTTTGTCATCAACGACCTTGAAGCCAACGGCAACGGGATTGCCCTGCTGTCGCCGTCGGATTTTCACCAACTCCAGGCTGGCACACCCCGCCTGGGCAATGCGGCCCTGATCTCGGCCGGGACGGGCCTCGGCGAGTGCATTCTGTTCTGGGACGGCACCCGTCACATTGCCGTTCCCTCCGAAGGCGGCCACGCCAGTTTTTCCCCCAGTGACCCGACCGGGCTGGACCTGCTTGCCTACCTCTGGCAGACCTACGATCACGTAAGCTGGGAGCGGCTGGTGTCCGGGACCTTTGGCTTTGCGCACCTGTACCATTTTTTCCGCGACACGGGGCGCGCTGCCGGTTCCGCTGCGCTGGAAGCTTTGGCCGCCACCGATGGCTACGGCGCGGCAATCTCGAAGTTTGCCGATGCAGGTCTTCCGATTGCCGTGGCGGTGATGGAACGTTTCGTGGCCCTTTATGGCGCTGAAGCCGGCAATCTGGCCCTGAAGGCGCTGGCCACCGAGGGGCTGTTTATCGGCGGCGGCATTGCACCCAAAATTCTCACGTGGATGACCAAGGGTGGTTTTCTGAATGCCTTTGTTGCCAAGGGGCGCTTTCGGAGCTTTCTGGAGCAGGTTCCGGTCGCCGTCATCCTCAATGAGCGGACGGCACTGCTCGGAGCGGCCCGCTATGCCAAATATCACGCCCACCTTTCCTGA
- the ppgK gene encoding polyphosphate--glucose phosphotransferase, with protein MAKRALGIDIGGTGVKGAPVDLRTGTLTQERFRLLTPQPATPDAIAETVFELIRHFGWSERDGAIGIGLPSVVKHGIAHTAGNIDPSWIGCDAATLFKNTTGYTVTLLNDADAAGLAEMRFGAGRDLAGLVAVVTLGTGIGTALFCEGRLIPNTELGHLIIRDKDAERRASLAARERQNWSWKKWAGYVSEYLTELHRLLWCDAFVLGGGASNRFDKFAAYLTCPAPVLPARMANLAGIIGAALATVPAAHARAKSPS; from the coding sequence ATGGCCAAACGCGCCCTGGGCATTGACATTGGCGGCACCGGCGTCAAAGGCGCGCCGGTTGACCTCCGCACCGGCACGCTCACCCAGGAACGGTTCCGTCTGCTCACGCCACAGCCGGCCACACCGGATGCCATCGCCGAAACCGTTTTTGAGCTCATCCGCCACTTTGGATGGAGTGAGCGTGACGGCGCCATTGGCATCGGGCTGCCTTCCGTGGTCAAGCACGGCATTGCGCACACGGCCGGCAACATTGACCCGTCCTGGATAGGCTGTGACGCTGCCACCCTGTTCAAGAACACCACCGGCTACACGGTGACGTTACTCAATGACGCCGACGCCGCCGGCCTGGCCGAAATGCGCTTTGGCGCCGGCCGCGACCTTGCCGGACTGGTGGCCGTCGTCACCCTGGGCACCGGCATCGGCACCGCCCTCTTTTGCGAAGGCAGGCTCATTCCCAACACCGAACTGGGACACCTCATCATCCGTGACAAGGATGCCGAGCGGCGCGCCTCACTCGCAGCGCGGGAACGCCAGAACTGGTCATGGAAAAAATGGGCCGGGTATGTCAGCGAATACCTCACCGAATTGCACCGTCTGCTCTGGTGTGATGCCTTTGTTCTCGGCGGCGGCGCCAGCAACAGGTTCGACAAGTTTGCAGCGTACCTGACCTGCCCGGCGCCGGTGCTCCCGGCCCGGATGGCCAACCTTGCCGGGATCATCGGGGCTGCGCTGGCCACTGTCCCGGCAGCCCATGCCAGAGCCAAATCACCCTCCTGA